In Anopheles gambiae chromosome 2, idAnoGambNW_F1_1, whole genome shotgun sequence, a single window of DNA contains:
- the LOC133391582 gene encoding proteoglycan 4-like: protein MANDVKLCVAEQMGIPSGTSTPKVKKRCAVEATALLENASTPYRSGKKRLVLECDRTPLVTGSLNSSTRSLALSTPGRIVSTSRMISITRGIQTCPPQTSNRYCQVSVTRIPKPTTSTFAQTDDNDPAATRSPQKPIACSEIACQTDVPPRTETTAVTTQTISFEKERSPSPLVQREDAACQADVPMEVAATAVSNEAVEEQQPPLGQEYDSDNSEPIAESISAILNNIAEQYGIELQSSTEKKKKKKKAQKDAKQKEIDQIEKRLVNKTYKAIASKVDEKLSTILAKQVEEYGRKTVASRQRLVRWTKNFIRQQHRNRTTAAGATGGGGRKVILVRKIVRPPKRTPLEEVAVQCDAAELATTARTTVGTQWQRQKPMVTKKKPVSAKKNEPSAAGGARRQSMRQTKLSSYAKEQTDRKDIQGRQPPERKQQGERSTKSSKLATAEPVPAPSTTTKNKKASTPPPPPPPPPPPASTPRTRRKSRSGKKPAPTVPPEKIHIDETPPASSSSDSEPERKHFPYRSPPHYPSQCSKSTETSFLTPTRIRKLAPDQVDTDRQSLRSRYCDARDSNTHPLNPSVLLSPMERMYMGPTATAAQTNNRPEYNTFLVPLRPTESIPPTPPRMLYLNAPERRVLLRSRRSTGGMVREKPPEISIISSQQLYSQIGLAVEKALKAKNMPTLDTMYGDPHIEVFNQTEHAEQDSSDTRVVDGLAEARAARQHHQTVTDKFVCSSGKEDMALLGSQQQQQLRRPPFHTERSPSLSPIVYQDDNSGDEML, encoded by the exons ATGGCCAATGATGTGAAATTGTGCGTTGCGGAACAGATGGGCATCCCGAGCGGCACCTCGACGCCGAAAGTAAAAAAGCGGTGTGCTGTAGAGGCGACGGCGCTTCTCGAAAATGCGTCCACACCGTACCGTAGTGGTAAAAAGCGCCTCGTGCTAGAATGCGACAGAACACCGTTGGTTACAGGCAGTTTGAATAGTTCAACTCGTTCGTTGGCGTTATCGACCCCCGGTCGAATTGTTTCAACTTCCCGGATGATTAGCATCACTCGGGGCATACAAACGTGTCCGCCGCAAACGAGTAACCGCTACTGCCAGGTGTCGGTGACACGCATCCCAAAGCCGACCACATCTACGTTCGCTCAGACGGACGATAATGATCCAGCGGCAACTCGATCGCCGCAAAAACCGATCGCTTGTAGTGAAATCGCCTGTCAAACGGACGTGCCACCACGCACAGAAACAACGGCGGTCACAACGCAGACCATATCGTTCGAAAAGGAACGATCGCCCTCACCACTAGTGCAGCGGGAGGATGCTGCGTGCCAAGCCGACGTGCCGATGGAAGTGGCTGCAACGGCGGTTTCAAACGAAGCCGTTGAAGAACAGCAACCGCCGCTCGGGCAGGAATATGATTCCGATAATTCCGAACCGATAGCTGAATCCATTTCGGCCATCCTGAACAACATTGCCGAACAGTACGGAATCGAATTGCAATCTTCtacagaaaagaagaaaaagaagaagaaagcccAAAAAGATGCTAAGCAGAAGGAGATCGACCAAATCGAGAAGCGTCTGGTGAACAAAACGTACAAAGCGATCGCGTCCAAAGTCGATGAGAAGCTGTCCACGATTCTAGCGAAGCAGGTGGAAGAGTACGGGCGCAAAACGGTGGCCAGTCGACAGCGGCTAGTTCGCTGGACGAAGAACTTCATACGTCAGCAGCACCGGAATCGAACGACCGCAGCTGGCGCAACCGGGGGCGGTGGGCGCAAGGTGATTTTGGTGCGCAAGATAGTGCGTCCCCCAAAGCGTACCCCCCTGGAGGAAGTAGCGGTGCAGTGCGATGCGGCCGAGCTGGCAACAACGGCTAGGACCACCGTCGGTACGCAGTGGCAGCGACAAAAACCAATGGTAACGAAGAAGAAACCTGTCTCGGCGAAGAAAAATGAACCTA GTGCTGCAGGGGGGGCCAGGCGGCAGTCGATGCGTCAAACCAAACTCTCCAGCTACGCCAAGGAGCAAACCGATAGAAAagacatccaaggaaggcaacCGCCAGAGCGGAAACAACAAGGAGAACGTTCCACCAAATCATCAAAACTAGCCACTGCAGAACCGGTGCCAGCGCCATCCACTAccacaaaaaataagaaagcttcaacaccaccaccaccacctcctccacctccaccaccagcatcgaCACCGAGGACCAGAAGGAAATCGCGAAGCGGAAAAAAACCGGCACCCACGGTTCCGCCGGAAAAAATACACATCGACGAAACACcgccagcatcatcatcatccgacAGTGAGCCAGAACGGAAGCATTTCCCCTATCGCTCACCCCCACACTACCCATCCCAGTGCTCCAAGTCGACCGAAACTTCATTCTTGACGCCGACCCGCATTCGAAAGCTTGCGCCTGACCAGGTGGACACTGATCGACAGTCGCTTCGCAGCCGATATTGTGATGCCCGGGACTCAAACACCCATCCGCTGAACCCATCCGTATTGCTCAGTCCCATGGAGCGCATGTACATGGGACCGACAGCGACGGCGGCACAAACCAACAACCGTCCCGAGTATAACACCTTTCTCGTGCCATTGAGACCCACCGAAAGCATACCGCCCACCCCGCCGAGAATGTTATATCTGAATGCGCCCGAGCGTCGGGTGCTGTTGCGTTCTCGTCGCAGCACCGGTGGGATGGTGCGAGAAAAACCGCCCGAAAtaagcatcatcagcagccaGCAGCTATACTCCCAAATCGGACTGGCCGTAGAGAAAGCGCTCAAGGCCAAAAATATGCCCACACTGGATACCATGTACGGTGATCCGCACATCGAGGTGTTCAATCAAACGGAACATGCAGAGCAGGATAGTAGCGATACCCGCGTAGTGGATGGCCTCGCCGAAGCAAGAGCAGCCAGACAGCACCATCAGACGGTGACGGATAAATTCGTGTGCAGCAGTGGCAAGGAGGATATGGCACTATTGgggtcgcagcagcagcaacagctaaGAAGACCGCCATTTCACACAGAACGTTCGCCGAGTCTCTCCCCGATTGTCTACCAGGATGACAACAGTGGTGACGAGATGTTGTAA